Proteins found in one Xenopus laevis strain J_2021 chromosome 1L, Xenopus_laevis_v10.1, whole genome shotgun sequence genomic segment:
- the LOC108719030 gene encoding uncharacterized protein LOC108719030: MPKCFVQSCPHYTGRNGKPDNVILHTFPRCKKQVQVWLSRTGERYENMAEFVTYITQRCSNFRMCSEHFTDDCYITVEGKRRLKENSAPTIFKTTFRQNARVSKKRQLYVTSTSLFAPTPASPSPAAPTPAPPTPAPPTRKDASTQTEGVPMLSAEVQFPEDVICEQKDSIGKDHSYSNPLSDLPFKSAPRKDLMTSTDVEQNEPIGKLKDNNNGGVADLCNVQYKIYMDIAQEQEPSCPSMKDNERHMLESDISEESPTVTDSQDLLRIPSGKLQNCSGTVNAGGYFPIMPPNNEADCPANPGPNVIDPSRCDKTVTFSQCVCGKCPAMPTQVQSLCCREVPPIHNKMSDTVCCITSLPDFYWTCLDKGHIHHCYQMANKTLKKSPPLPIYQRGLRIIAYRIFTVWIYGYLGASNRRPIPPCVVEAIRNAFPDPDGYYAGSRYLQDFFAEDMAVD, from the exons ATGCCCAAGTGCTTTGTCCAGAGCTGCCCGCACTACACGGGAAGGAATGGAAAACCGGACAACGTTATACTGCACACATTTCCGAGGTGCAAGAAGCAAGTCCAGGTGTGGCTGTCAAGGACTGGAGAACGATATGAAAATATGGCGGAGTTTGTGACGTACATCACCCAAAGGTGCAGCAATTTCCGCATGTGCTCAGAGCACTTTACAGACGACTGTTACATCACGGTGGAGGGCAAGAGGCGGCTAAAGGAGAACTCTGCCCCAACTATATTCAAAACAACATTTCGTCAGAACGCTCGAGTCTCTAAGAAGAGGCAGCTGTATGTGACCTCCACCAGCTTATTTGCACCCACCCCTGCTTCACCCTCCCCTGCTGCACCCACCCCTGCTCCACCCACCCCTGCTCCACCCACCAGGAAGGATGCATCGACACAAACAGAAGGGGTTCCCATGTTAAGTGCGGAAGTGCAATTCCCGGAAGATGTGATCTGTGAGCAAAAGGACTCTATTGGAAAGGACCATTCTTACAGTAACCCTTTGtctgacttaccctttaaatcagCACCAAGAAAAGACCTAATGACCTCGACTGATGTTGAACAAAATGAGCCAATTGGAAAGTTAAAGGATAACAACAATGGAGGAGTCGCTGATCTCTgtaatgtacaatataaaatatatatggataTTGCTCAGGAGCAAGAGCCAAGTTGTCCTTCTATGAAAGATAATGAAAG ACACATGTTGGAGTCTGACATTTCAGAGGAATCCCCGACTGTCACCGATTCTCAGGATCTG CTCAGAATTCCATCGGGAAAATTACAAAATTGCAGTGGGACTGTGAATGCAGGAGGATATTTTCCCATCATGCCACCAAATAATGAAGCAGACTGTCCCGCAAATCCTGGACCCAACGTTATAGACCCCTCACGCTGTGACAAAACGGTCACCTTTTCGCAGTGTGTGTGTGGGAAATGCCCAGCGATGCCAACCCAAGTACAAAGCCTTTGTTGCCGTGAGGTCCCGCCCATTCACAACAAAATGTCTGACACTGTTTGCTGCATAACTTCTCTCCCCGACTTCTACTGGACTTGTCTGGATAAAGGCCACATTCACCACTGCTATCAGATGGCTAATAAAACACTAAAGAAATCGCCTCCACTTCCTATTTACCAACG TGGACTTCGGATAATCGCTTATCGGATCTTCACCGTATGGATTTATGGGTACTTGGGTGCCTCGAACAGGAGACCCATCCCACCGTGTGTAGTGGAGGCCATACGCAACGCTTTTCCGGATCCAGATGGATATTATGCAGGATCCCGTTATCTGCAGGATTTCTTTGCCGAGGACATGGCAGTAGATTAA
- the LOC108718991 gene encoding oocyte zinc finger protein XlCOF7.1-like: MMGQKDPQRDRILTLTLEMIHLLIGEECVVMKKSADATPPQSCTDCMLGGACRCHVTSLNAGALDALGSVIEKENAKKILELISNILHLLTGEVAIRCEDVAIYFSMEEWQYIRDNEALYTGETKENVQQRLPLGCANEGSGEIKAAPEAELSPNKEPALCTEGNITNTDIPVHQTHTEQSASYDGGSQSDHSIREFMEHTQAAYTAVPNTGISRNKCLPGNSTPSGIKEEYSLCDTEARIQECRPYTPSPVMGCSVDHDTANSNKQEADSWERESQSDSSSDALTELTRGTDTSNYGIGYSQSNSMSDTLLSSPGIKEKPTTYKGATQSSSTFNKRTGLVHGIDTSSDTFASLYADEGNHSDCSTNAPTEPTQGNDSSAYIRGCSVNNRISEYTINASASHLSTDALPGKYNCDRYQKPFIDNGNLFQHQQTDTEEKPYVCCECGKSFSHNYLLARHRRNHSGEKPFSCLECGKSFTHNYLLMRHQRYHTGERPFSCSECGKCFTQVSQLNYHQKSHTGEKPYTCSKCGKCFAYRSYLIVHHRVHTGEKPFTCSECGKCFTHNYLLVRHRKNHSQEKEFACSDCGKCYMQLSQLTSHQKSHTREKPYTCTECGKCFSHNYLLVRHQKNHSGEKPFACSECGKCFTQISQLNHHLKGHAGEKPFPCSKCGKCFAYRSQLLIHDRTHTGERPFKCMECGKCFTSRSHLNVHQRFHTGEKLYPCMECGKRFTRRSHLNVHYRCHSGEEVCSCNICGKSFTFHSQLNEHLQVHGGETLFKCSECNIYFKSRLVLLEHYRFHTGEKMFYCSGCNKCFPSRSQLIIHYRVHMDSNIIACPECNEGFVSHSQLIEHLRTHTGDKPFSCSECGKCFGFQRNLYAHIRVHSDQDTASGNVC, encoded by the exons ATGATGGGACAGAAAGATCCACAGAGGGACAGAATTCTTACTCTCACCCTGGAGATGATCCACCTGCTGATTGGAGAG GAATGCGTTGTTATGAAGAAGTCAGCTGATGCCACACCCCCACAGAGCTGCACTGACTGTATGTTGGGAGGAGCCTGCAGGTGTCATGTGACCAGCCTTAATGCGGGTGCTCTTGATGCCCTTGGCTCCGTCATAGAGAAGGAAAACgccaagaagatcctggaactcatcTCCAACATCCTCCActtgctgactggagag GTTGCCATAAGGTGTGAGGATGTGGCCATCTATTTCTCCATGGAGGAGTGGCAGTATATCCGAGACAATGAGGCTCTTTATACAGGAGAAACCAAAGAGAACGTCCAGCAGCGCCTCCCACTGG gctgtgcaaatGAAGGATCCGGTGAGATTAAAGCTGCACCAGAAGCAGAATTATCCCCCAATAAGGAGCCTGCTCTCTGCACAGAAGGAAATATCACAAACACAGACATCCCTGTGCATCAAACACACACAGAGCAGTCGGCATCGTATGATGGAGGCAGCCAATCAGACCACAGCATTAGAGAGTTTATGGAACATACACAGGCAGCATATACAGCCGTTCCTAACACGGGAATCAGTAGAAATAAGTGCTTGCCGGGTAACAGTACTCCCAGTGGTATAAAAGAGGAATATTCTCTGTGTGACACAGAAGCGAGAATTCAGGAATGTCGGCCTTATACACCATCTCCAGTCATGGGCTGCAGCGTAGATCATGATACAGCCAATAGCAACAAACAGGAGGCTGACTCTTGGGAAAGAGAAAGCCAATCAGATTCCAGCAGTGACGCACTTACAGAACTGACACGAGGAACCGACACGTCTAATTACGGCATTGGATACAGCCAGAGTAACTCCATGTCCGATACATTGTTATCATCTCCTGGTATCAAAGAGAAGCCAACGACATACAAAGGGGCAACGCAATCGAGTTCCACCTTTAATAAACGTACGGGACTGGTACACGGTATAGATACGTCTTCTGATACCTTCGCATCGCTTTATGCAGATGAGGGAAACCATTCGGATTGCAGCACTAATGCCCCTACAGAACCGACCCAAGGGAATGACTCTTCTGCTTATATCAGGGGATGCAGTGTGAATAACAGGATTTCAGAATATACTATAAATGCATCTGCTTCTCACCTAAGCACTGATGCCTTGCCAGGTAAGTACAACTGTGACAGATATCAGAAACCCTTTATAGATAATGGAAACCTTTTTCAGCATCAGCAAACTGATACGGAGGAGAAACCGTATGTTTGTTGTGAATGTGGCAAATCCTTTTCCCACAACTACCTTCTTGCGAGGCACCGGAGAAATCACAGtggggagaaaccattttcttGCTTGGAATGTGGGAAGAGTTTTACCCATAATTATCTTCTTATGAGGCATCAGAGGTACCACACCGGCGAGAGGCCGTTCTCTTGCTCCGAGTGCGGCAAATGTTTTACGCAAGTGTCGCAGCTTAATTACCATCAGAAAAgtcacacgggagagaaaccatACACGTGCTCCAAATGTGGGAAATGCTTTGCGTATCGTTCGTACCTTATTGTACATCATCGTGTTcatacaggagagaaaccattcacctgctcCGAATGCGGGAAGTGTTTTACCCATAATTACCTTCTGGTCAGGCATCGAAAGAATCACTCCCAGGAGAAAGAGTTTGCTTGTTCCGACTGTGGGAAATGTTACATGCAACTTTCACAACTCACCAGTCACCAGAAGAGTCACACGAGGGAGAAACCATACACTTGCACTGAATGCGGGAAGTGCTTCTCCCATAACTACCTCTTGGTCAGGCATCAGAAGAACCATTCCGGAGAGAAACCGTTTGCGTGTTccgaatgtgggaaatgttttacacAAATATCGCAACTTAATCATCACCTGAAAGGTCAcgcaggagagaaaccatttcctTGTTCCAAGTGCGGCAAGTGTTTTGCATACCGTTCCCAACTCCTTATACACGACAGGACTCACACCGGGGAGAGACCATTCAAATGTATGGAATGCGGCAAgtgctttacaagccgctcccaCCTCAATGTGCACCAGCGGTTTCACACCGGAGAAAAGCTCTATCCTTGCATGGAATGTGGCAAGCGTTTCACGCGCCGCTCACACCTCAATGTGCATTACAGGTGCCACAGCGGAGAGGAAGTCTGTTCCTGTAACATATGTGGGAAGTCTTTCACGTTTCACTCGCAACTCAATGAACATCTTCAGGTTCACGGTGGGGAGACACTATTTAAATGTTCCGAGTGCAATATCTATTTCAAAAGCCGATTGGTCCTGTTGGAACACTACAGGTTTCACACGGGGGAGAAGATGTTTTATTGCTCCGGGTGTAACAAATGTTTCCCGAGCCGCTCGCAGCTGATTATACACTACAGGGTGCATATGGACTCAAACATCATCGCTTGTCCTGAGTGCAATGAAGGGTTTGTAAGCCACTCTCAGCTCATAGAGCATCTCAGGACTCACACAGGGGATAAGCCCTTCTCCTGCTCCGAGTGCGGGAAATGCTTTGGCTTTCAGAGAAACCTTTATGCACACATTAGGGTTCACTCCGACCAGGATACTGCCAGTGGGAATGTTTGTTGA